A single region of the Desulfocurvibacter africanus subsp. africanus DSM 2603 genome encodes:
- a CDS encoding (deoxy)nucleoside triphosphate pyrophosphohydrolase: MNTAKLTDVVAGIIWRDGRFLAVDRPEGKAMAGWWEFPGGKVNEGETYGQALARELHEELGITPTEFDYWREKVHAYEHATVRLRFYHVRVFLGEPRGLEGQRLKWLSPHEPPNVPFLPADEEVLAQLARL; this comes from the coding sequence ATGAACACCGCTAAGCTTACTGACGTTGTGGCCGGGATCATCTGGCGCGACGGACGTTTCCTGGCCGTGGATCGTCCCGAGGGCAAGGCCATGGCCGGCTGGTGGGAGTTTCCCGGAGGCAAGGTGAACGAGGGCGAGACGTACGGTCAAGCCCTCGCGCGTGAATTGCATGAGGAGTTGGGCATTACGCCCACTGAATTCGACTACTGGCGGGAGAAGGTCCACGCCTACGAGCATGCCACTGTCAGGTTGCGCTTCTATCACGTGCGCGTCTTTCTGGGCGAGCCTCGCGGCCTTGAAGGGCAGCGGCTCAAGTGGCTGTCCCCGCACGAGCCGCCGAATGTGCCGTTCCTGCCTGCGGACGAGGAAGTGCTTGCGCAACTGGCCCGCTTGTGA
- the metF gene encoding methylenetetrahydrofolate reductase [NAD(P)H] produces the protein MRISDLMRKRRPFVSLEFFPPKDQNAWPLFFEEAERLKAAKPLYASVTYGAGGSGQANTLEIAKRLKNEVGIEPLVHLTCVGASKEKISEFLTELRKAGIENILALRGDPPKGSCDFVPDNEEFQHASDLITFVRRHFPEFCIGAAGYPSPHPQSPSIEEELKWTKFKIDRGADFILTQLFFDHRLYEDFVTRLRNMGVSVPIIPGVLPIMSLQSIRHILALCGANIPGNLYLDLEKAHEQGGSEAVRRIGIQFATSLSKKLFELGAPGVHLYTLNKADACLEIVDGLKL, from the coding sequence GTGCGTATCAGCGATCTCATGAGAAAGAGGAGACCTTTCGTCTCCTTGGAATTTTTCCCGCCTAAAGACCAAAATGCCTGGCCGCTTTTCTTCGAAGAGGCCGAGCGTCTCAAGGCCGCCAAACCGCTTTACGCTTCCGTGACCTACGGGGCCGGCGGCTCCGGTCAGGCCAATACCCTGGAGATCGCCAAGCGGCTCAAGAATGAAGTGGGCATCGAACCGCTGGTGCATCTGACCTGCGTGGGCGCGAGCAAAGAGAAAATTTCCGAGTTCCTTACCGAGCTGCGCAAGGCCGGCATCGAGAACATCTTGGCCCTGCGCGGCGACCCGCCCAAAGGCTCTTGCGACTTCGTGCCCGACAACGAGGAGTTTCAACACGCCTCCGATCTGATCACCTTCGTGCGCAGGCATTTCCCCGAATTCTGCATCGGCGCGGCCGGCTACCCCTCGCCGCACCCGCAGTCGCCGAGCATCGAGGAAGAGCTCAAGTGGACCAAGTTCAAGATCGATCGCGGAGCCGATTTCATCCTCACCCAGCTTTTCTTCGATCACCGCCTGTACGAGGACTTCGTGACGCGACTGCGCAACATGGGCGTATCCGTGCCCATCATACCGGGCGTGCTGCCCATTATGAGCCTGCAGTCCATCCGGCACATCCTGGCCTTGTGCGGGGCGAATATCCCCGGCAACCTCTACCTGGACCTGGAAAAGGCCCATGAGCAGGGAGGCAGTGAAGCCGTGCGTCGCATCGGCATCCAATTCGCGACCTCGCTGTCCAAGAAGCTTTTCGAGCTGGGCGCGCCGGGAGTGCACCTGTACACGCTGAACAAGGCTGACGCTTGTCTGGAGATCGTGGACGGCCTCAAATTGTAG
- a CDS encoding aspartate-semialdehyde dehydrogenase, with protein MSKQWKVAVVGATGAVGREMLKTLEQREFPCEVTPFSSSRSAGSKVPFRDGELTVKELKEDSFKGFDLALFSAGGGTSLKFAPLAAQQGCVVVDNSSAWRMDPKIPLVVPEVNAHDLEWHPGIIANPNCSTIQMVVVLKPLHDVATIKRVVVSTYQAVSGTGQKAIVELENQVRRLMSGHEANPEVYPHQIAFNCLPQIDVFLENEYTKEEMKMVHETQKIMGDDSIKVTATAVRVPVFYGHSESVNVEFEKPITPQGARAILSQAPGVRVFDNPSEKIYPMAIVAAGEDDTFVGRIRKDETIDNGLNMWIVADNIRKGAALNAVQIAEELVRRELLRVKK; from the coding sequence ATGAGCAAGCAGTGGAAAGTCGCAGTGGTCGGCGCCACGGGCGCCGTAGGCCGGGAGATGCTCAAGACGCTGGAGCAGCGGGAGTTCCCCTGCGAGGTGACCCCCTTCTCCTCGTCCAGGTCCGCCGGGAGCAAGGTGCCGTTTCGTGACGGCGAGCTGACCGTCAAGGAGCTCAAGGAAGACTCGTTCAAGGGCTTCGATCTGGCCCTGTTCTCGGCCGGCGGAGGCACTTCCCTCAAGTTCGCGCCTCTCGCGGCCCAGCAGGGCTGCGTGGTCGTGGACAACTCCAGCGCCTGGCGCATGGACCCCAAGATTCCGCTGGTTGTGCCCGAGGTCAACGCGCACGACCTGGAATGGCATCCGGGCATCATCGCCAACCCAAACTGCTCGACCATCCAGATGGTTGTGGTGCTCAAGCCTCTGCACGATGTGGCCACCATCAAGCGCGTGGTGGTTTCCACCTACCAGGCCGTGTCCGGCACGGGCCAGAAGGCCATCGTCGAACTGGAGAACCAAGTGCGCCGGCTCATGAGCGGCCATGAGGCCAACCCCGAAGTTTATCCGCACCAGATCGCCTTCAACTGCCTGCCGCAGATCGACGTCTTCCTTGAGAACGAGTACACCAAGGAAGAGATGAAGATGGTTCACGAAACGCAGAAGATCATGGGCGACGACTCCATCAAGGTCACGGCCACCGCCGTGCGCGTGCCGGTTTTTTACGGCCACAGCGAGTCCGTGAACGTTGAGTTCGAGAAGCCCATCACGCCGCAGGGAGCGCGGGCCATCCTGTCCCAGGCCCCCGGTGTGCGCGTGTTCGACAATCCGAGCGAGAAGATTTATCCAATGGCCATTGTGGCAGCGGGCGAGGACGATACCTTCGTCGGCCGCATCCGCAAGGACGAAACAATCGATAACGGCCTGAACATGTGGATCGTCGCCGACAACATCCGCAAGGGCGCGGCCCTCAACGCGGTGCAGATCGCCGAGGAACTCGTGCGGCGCGAACTGCTGCGGGTCAAGAAGTAG
- a CDS encoding aminotransferase class IV: MLRIADTDEYLKRMLDARRPGAEKIYSFYEHRVGLICRDPRLMLLPLDDHLVHRGDGVFETMKWIDRKMYQLDPHLRRMKRSCTAIYMAPPCPWEEIREMCLEVAKAAEHDEGYLRVLIGRGPGGFGIDPTECPVPSLHIVAYRFKPKPEETFEQGVTGFRTSIPAKEAHMATIKSTDYLPNVLMRREALEKGYDQPVCFDRDSFLAEGATENICIVDQTGTLIVPEFTNCLAGTTMVRAVELIEPEIEVRFRKVREDELMDAKEVIVVGTSNDAISMVRYNDKPIHNAKPGPVSKRMRQLLQQDLVENGTPF, from the coding sequence GTGTTGCGCATCGCCGATACGGATGAATACCTGAAGCGCATGCTGGACGCCCGGCGTCCCGGCGCCGAGAAGATCTACTCTTTCTACGAGCACCGCGTGGGGCTCATCTGCCGTGATCCTCGGCTCATGCTTCTGCCCCTGGATGACCATCTGGTGCATCGGGGCGACGGCGTATTCGAAACCATGAAGTGGATCGACCGCAAGATGTACCAGCTCGATCCGCACCTGCGGCGCATGAAGCGCTCCTGCACGGCCATCTACATGGCCCCGCCCTGCCCGTGGGAGGAGATTCGCGAAATGTGCCTTGAGGTAGCCAAGGCCGCGGAGCACGACGAAGGCTACCTGCGCGTGCTCATCGGACGCGGCCCCGGCGGTTTCGGCATTGATCCCACCGAGTGCCCGGTGCCGAGCCTGCATATCGTGGCCTACAGGTTCAAGCCCAAGCCCGAGGAGACGTTCGAGCAGGGCGTCACGGGCTTCCGCACGAGCATCCCGGCCAAGGAAGCCCACATGGCAACCATCAAGTCCACGGACTACCTGCCGAACGTGCTCATGCGTCGCGAGGCCCTGGAGAAGGGCTACGACCAGCCCGTGTGCTTCGACCGCGACAGTTTCCTGGCCGAGGGCGCCACGGAGAACATTTGCATCGTGGATCAGACCGGCACGCTCATCGTGCCGGAGTTCACCAATTGCCTGGCCGGCACGACCATGGTCCGCGCCGTGGAGCTCATCGAGCCCGAGATTGAAGTCCGCTTCCGCAAGGTGCGCGAGGATGAGCTGATGGACGCCAAGGAAGTCATTGTGGTGGGCACCTCGAACGACGCCATCAGCATGGTGCGCTACAACGACAAGCCTATCCACAACGCCAAACCCGGCCCGGTGAGCAAGCGCATGCGCCAGCTCCTGCAGCAGGATTTGGTGGAGAACGGAACGCCGTTCTAG